From one Streptomyces sp. R41 genomic stretch:
- a CDS encoding sulfatase, translating into MGDEMGEERRGRPGRRGVIAGAGAVVAGVGALAVRAADGDGGGAEGKSPVARTAAPVVGRAPATTPGTSPTPGASPHTRPDHRPNILLVVTDDQPKETEWATPGTLDWLGEHGVTFERAHATTPLCAPSRASIMSGRYAHHHGVLDTRHPERLDQNTTVQRQLHRAGYRTGMFGKYLNYWRTGINPPHFDEWLLQEPVRYYNGHYNDNGTVRNIPGYNTTVIKNRTLDFMERSRGDERPWFAYVATRAAHELNIPEKKYEGTQVPEWDGRPSVFESDKADKPPFLRAGAAHHSLADGQALRARQLRTLLSVDDAMRDFRDKLRALGQLDNTLVLFTSDHGLLWGDHGWLRKSVPYRPSLEVPFYLSWPGGGLGEARTDDRLTAHIDIAPTLLEAAGIRPDTPHDGHSLLGTEDREHLLAEWWWNRQDKQPIHSWASYIGKTEQYTEYYDLRLDKKGGLPSSAGDNGEVVFREYYDLRADPYQLTNRLHGSTAAQERRLGIPELARRLTAARRG; encoded by the coding sequence ATGGGGGACGAAATGGGCGAGGAGCGGCGGGGGCGTCCGGGGCGGCGCGGGGTGATCGCCGGGGCCGGGGCGGTGGTGGCGGGGGTCGGCGCGCTGGCGGTCCGGGCGGCGGATGGCGACGGGGGCGGGGCCGAGGGGAAGTCTCCGGTGGCGCGTACGGCGGCGCCGGTCGTCGGCCGGGCGCCCGCCACCACGCCGGGCACATCACCGACGCCGGGGGCATCCCCCCATACCCGGCCCGACCACCGCCCCAACATCCTGCTCGTCGTCACCGACGACCAGCCCAAGGAAACCGAGTGGGCGACCCCGGGGACCCTCGACTGGCTCGGCGAACACGGCGTGACCTTCGAGCGGGCGCATGCCACCACTCCGCTCTGCGCCCCCTCCCGGGCGTCGATCATGTCGGGGCGGTACGCCCACCACCACGGCGTCCTCGACACCCGCCACCCGGAGCGCCTCGACCAGAACACCACCGTGCAGCGGCAGTTGCACCGGGCCGGCTACCGCACGGGGATGTTCGGGAAGTACCTCAACTACTGGCGTACGGGCATCAACCCGCCGCACTTCGACGAGTGGCTGCTGCAGGAGCCGGTCCGGTACTACAACGGCCACTACAACGACAACGGGACCGTCCGGAACATCCCCGGCTACAACACCACCGTCATCAAGAACCGGACGCTCGATTTCATGGAGCGGTCCCGGGGCGACGAGCGCCCGTGGTTCGCATACGTCGCCACGCGCGCGGCGCACGAGCTGAACATCCCGGAGAAGAAGTACGAGGGGACCCAGGTCCCGGAGTGGGACGGGCGGCCGTCCGTCTTCGAGAGCGACAAGGCCGACAAGCCGCCGTTCCTGCGTGCGGGCGCGGCGCACCACTCGCTCGCCGACGGACAGGCCCTGCGGGCGCGGCAGTTGCGCACGCTGCTGTCCGTCGACGACGCGATGCGGGACTTCCGCGACAAGCTGCGGGCGCTGGGGCAGCTCGACAACACGCTGGTGCTGTTCACGAGCGACCACGGCCTGCTCTGGGGCGACCACGGCTGGCTGCGCAAGTCGGTGCCGTACCGGCCGAGTCTGGAGGTGCCGTTCTACCTGTCCTGGCCGGGCGGTGGCCTGGGCGAGGCCAGGACCGACGACCGGCTCACCGCGCACATCGACATCGCGCCCACGCTCCTCGAAGCGGCCGGGATCAGGCCGGACACCCCGCACGACGGACACTCGCTGCTCGGCACGGAGGACCGCGAGCATCTGCTCGCCGAGTGGTGGTGGAACCGCCAGGACAAGCAGCCGATCCACAGCTGGGCGTCGTACATCGGCAAGACCGAGCAGTACACGGAGTACTACGACCTGCGCCTCGACAAGAAGGGCGGCCTGCCGAGCAGCGCCGGCGACAACGGGGAGGTGGTCTTCCGCGAGTACTACGACCTGCGCGCCGACCCCTACCAGCTGACGAACCGGCTGCACGGGTCGACGGCCGCGCAGGAGCGCCGACTCGGGATCCCGGAGCTGGCCCGACGCCTCACGGCGGCCCGGCGCGGCTGA
- a CDS encoding spermidine synthase → MSIPYDTTAPTDTPVVIDRRQGPYGEVVLRRHGALLQIIANGCFLMDTSDGRSERLLVDAAYDALDGRARPSVLIGGLGVGFSLAHAAADPRWGRITVVEREPAVIDWHLDGPLSALSSEALADPRTEIVESDLVAYVNEISDTYDALCLDIDNGPGWTVTEGNEGLYSKGGLASCARALRPGGVLAVWSAQPSPEFEGTLWNAGFQRVRTEEIPVARGVPDVVHLAVRPG, encoded by the coding sequence ATGTCCATCCCGTACGACACCACCGCACCCACCGACACCCCGGTAGTCATCGACCGTCGCCAGGGCCCGTACGGCGAGGTCGTGCTGCGGCGACACGGCGCGCTGCTGCAGATCATCGCCAACGGGTGCTTCCTGATGGACACCTCCGACGGCCGCTCGGAGCGGCTGCTCGTGGACGCCGCGTACGACGCGCTGGACGGGCGCGCGCGGCCGAGTGTGCTGATCGGAGGTCTCGGCGTCGGGTTCTCGCTCGCGCACGCCGCCGCCGATCCCCGGTGGGGGCGCATCACGGTCGTCGAACGCGAGCCGGCCGTCATCGACTGGCACCTCGACGGACCGCTGTCCGCGCTCTCCTCCGAGGCCCTCGCCGATCCGCGTACGGAAATCGTCGAAAGCGATCTGGTCGCCTACGTCAATGAGATTTCCGACACGTACGACGCGCTGTGTCTCGACATCGACAACGGGCCCGGCTGGACGGTCACTGAAGGCAACGAGGGCCTGTACTCGAAGGGCGGACTGGCCAGCTGCGCAAGGGCTTTGAGGCCCGGCGGGGTGCTCGCGGTGTGGTCGGCGCAGCCCTCTCCGGAATTTGAAGGAACCTTGTGGAATGCCGGGTTCCAGCGGGTGCGTACCGAAGAGATCCCGGTTGCCCGGGGCGTTCCGGACGTCGTGCACCTCGCAGTCAGGCCTGGATAG
- a CDS encoding rhomboid-like protein, with amino-acid sequence MDPSATARAEASLTDPETGAPLLDGLPRQRGGPVTAPDRTGTRAPAPGPTPEPAASAPGPRPEPAAPAPGSTPEPAASAPGPRPEPAASAPGPRPEPAAPAPGPRPEPAAPAPGSTPEPAASAPGSTPEPTTAAAPHPLATRRSAAGGSVSLGALARRRLRALRPWRLFPTPLGTPFTFGYAAVLVVTSLIGDYADPSLVHALHQGSSTDVAHLVQHPMLVLVASALWIVGGVTSPYAVAFLVVLTALERRIGGLRTAGVFLLGHVVATLATEMPVGLSVLAGHLPDSSLHRLDYGISFGVAASVGALAGLLSPWLRWPVLIGFGAMLVGDLLAFTDPMTDWGHLMSLTIGISTWPLVRRWRAARGAGRTARTDGGLVVVRETGHGTAEPCLGTTAL; translated from the coding sequence GTGGACCCGAGTGCGACCGCGCGGGCTGAGGCCTCGCTCACGGACCCGGAGACGGGTGCGCCACTGCTGGACGGGCTGCCCCGACAGCGCGGCGGTCCCGTCACGGCGCCCGACCGCACGGGCACGCGGGCACCGGCTCCGGGCCCGACGCCCGAACCGGCGGCATCAGCTCCGGGCCCGAGGCCCGAACCGGCGGCACCGGCTCCGGGCTCGACGCCCGAACCGGCGGCATCAGCTCCGGGCCCGAGGCCCGAACCGGCGGCATCAGCTCCGGGCCCGAGGCCCGAACCGGCGGCACCGGCTCCGGGCCCGAGGCCCGAACCGGCGGCACCGGCTCCGGGCTCGACGCCCGAACCGGCGGCATCAGCCCCGGGCTCGACGCCCGAACCGACCACCGCGGCGGCGCCGCATCCCCTCGCGACGCGGCGGAGTGCGGCAGGCGGCTCCGTCTCGCTGGGCGCCCTCGCTCGGCGGCGGCTCCGCGCGCTCCGCCCCTGGCGGCTGTTCCCCACGCCCCTCGGAACGCCCTTCACCTTCGGGTACGCGGCTGTCCTCGTCGTCACGTCGCTGATCGGGGACTACGCGGACCCCTCCCTCGTACACGCCCTGCACCAGGGATCCAGCACGGACGTCGCGCACCTCGTGCAGCACCCGATGCTGGTGCTGGTCGCGAGCGCGCTGTGGATCGTGGGCGGGGTCACCTCGCCGTACGCGGTCGCGTTCCTGGTCGTCCTGACCGCATTGGAGCGGCGGATAGGCGGGCTGCGGACGGCCGGTGTCTTCCTGCTCGGGCATGTGGTCGCCACGCTGGCCACCGAAATGCCCGTCGGGCTCTCGGTGCTGGCCGGCCATCTGCCGGACAGCTCCCTGCACCGCCTCGACTACGGCATCAGCTTCGGCGTCGCCGCGAGCGTCGGCGCGCTCGCGGGACTGCTGTCGCCGTGGCTGCGCTGGCCGGTGCTGATCGGCTTCGGCGCGATGCTCGTCGGCGACCTCCTCGCCTTCACCGACCCGATGACCGACTGGGGGCACCTGATGTCCCTGACGATCGGAATCTCGACGTGGCCGCTGGTGCGGCGGTGGCGGGCGGCGCGGGGCGCCGGTCGGACCGCGCGCACCGACGGTGGGCTGGTGGTGGTTCGAGAGACCGGGCACGGGACGGCGGAGCCCTGCCTGGGAACCACCGCCCTGTAA